From the Spiribacter sp. 2438 genome, one window contains:
- a CDS encoding patatin-like phospholipase family protein has product MRDHAALAFALQGGGSYGAFSWGVLDRFLEAGIRPGGLSGTSAGALNAAALAAGWTADGPEGARAARVYRYPDTFSGR; this is encoded by the coding sequence GTGAGAGATCATGCAGCCCTGGCTTTCGCCCTACAGGGCGGCGGGTCATACGGAGCCTTTAGCTGGGGCGTGCTGGACCGCTTTCTGGAAGCCGGCATACGGCCGGGCGGGTTGAGCGGGACCAGTGCTGGCGCATTGAACGCGGCCGCCCTTGCGGCCGGGTGGACTGCTGACGGGCCGGAGGGCGCGCGCGCTGCTCGCGTCTACCGGTATCCCGACACTTTTTCAGGCCGTTGA
- a CDS encoding shikimate kinase has protein sequence MKADLLNRLADYHPVVIEGMGGYDPREPAEVAAQVATRLQAHWQQSPSSKPRLLIIQGDPLEARGIAAITPRVAARFGLGRALVCLDESIAAYHARDADRHNVILEYRYSQLEEVLRSHDQGVIPRLEAAVDQAIHERNRRRHALGKPPLKDWFRDFALLQEVTKAASRRLCGGITVAHTASDISEFSVTSFYRVGLELGLLDATDIVSYGR, from the coding sequence GTGAAAGCCGATCTCCTGAACCGTCTGGCGGACTATCACCCCGTGGTGATTGAAGGCATGGGGGGTTATGACCCCAGGGAGCCTGCTGAAGTCGCAGCGCAGGTGGCAACTCGCCTGCAGGCCCACTGGCAGCAAAGCCCGTCTTCCAAACCACGGTTATTGATCATCCAGGGTGATCCACTGGAGGCCCGTGGCATTGCCGCCATCACTCCCCGGGTCGCCGCCCGGTTTGGTCTGGGCCGCGCTCTGGTCTGTCTGGACGAGTCCATCGCCGCCTATCATGCCCGCGACGCAGACCGACATAACGTCATTCTTGAGTACCGCTATTCCCAGCTGGAGGAAGTGCTTCGATCCCATGACCAGGGGGTCATCCCGCGGCTCGAAGCAGCGGTGGATCAGGCCATCCATGAGCGCAATCGCCGCCGCCATGCCCTGGGCAAACCCCCACTGAAGGACTGGTTCCGGGATTTTGCCCTTCTCCAGGAGGTAACCAAAGCGGCGTCCCGGCGGCTGTGCGGGGGCATCACCGTGGCCCACACCGCCAGTGACATCAGCGAGTTTTCGGTGACCAGTTTTTATCGCGTGGGCCTTGAGCTGGGCCTGCTGGATGCAACTGACATTGTCAGTTACGGTCGGTAG
- a CDS encoding 2-hydroxyacid dehydrogenase has protein sequence MTNSAMRIYFYSAQKYDQTFFEQANTAHGFDLAFTESPLNADTARLASGAEVICAFVNDTLDAACLQALADAGVRTVALRCAGFNHVDLAEAKRQGLAVVSVPAYSPEAVAEHTLALILTLNRNTHRAYARVREGDFNLKGLLGFNLNGRTVGLIGTGRIGVATARVLYGLGVSLIGYDVHENPAFTALGGRYVELDDLYAQADIISLHCPLTESNHYLINAASIARMKDGVMLVNTSRGGLVDTEAVIEALKSKKVGHLALDVYEQESDVFFRDLSDEILADDVLSRLLTFPNVLITGHQGFFTQEAMTQIAEVTLSNVATVARGEVCDNELTRLL, from the coding sequence ATGACGAATTCAGCGATGCGCATCTATTTCTATAGCGCGCAAAAGTACGACCAGACCTTCTTTGAACAGGCGAACACCGCCCATGGCTTTGATCTGGCTTTCACCGAGTCACCGCTGAATGCCGACACGGCCCGACTGGCCAGTGGGGCGGAGGTCATCTGCGCATTCGTCAACGACACCCTGGACGCCGCCTGCCTGCAAGCGCTGGCTGACGCCGGGGTGCGCACGGTGGCCCTGCGGTGCGCCGGGTTCAATCACGTTGATCTCGCCGAGGCCAAGCGTCAGGGACTGGCGGTGGTTTCGGTGCCGGCCTACTCCCCGGAAGCGGTCGCCGAGCACACGCTGGCCCTGATTCTGACGCTGAATCGGAACACCCATCGCGCCTATGCCCGGGTCCGGGAGGGGGACTTCAACCTCAAGGGCCTGCTGGGTTTCAATCTCAATGGCCGCACGGTGGGCCTCATTGGCACAGGGCGGATCGGTGTCGCCACCGCCCGCGTGCTCTACGGGCTGGGTGTGTCACTGATCGGCTACGACGTCCACGAAAACCCGGCCTTCACGGCCCTGGGTGGCCGTTACGTGGAGCTCGATGATCTGTATGCCCAGGCCGATATCATCAGTCTTCACTGTCCGCTGACCGAATCTAATCACTACCTGATCAACGCGGCGTCCATCGCCCGCATGAAAGACGGCGTAATGCTGGTGAACACCAGCCGCGGGGGGTTGGTGGATACCGAGGCGGTGATCGAAGCGCTCAAATCCAAGAAAGTGGGGCACCTGGCCCTGGACGTCTACGAGCAGGAAAGTGACGTATTTTTCCGCGACCTGTCGGACGAAATTCTTGCCGACGACGTGCTCTCGCGCCTGTTGACCTTCCCGAACGTGCTGATCACGGGGCACCAGGGGTTCTTTACCCAGGAGGCCATGACGCAAATCGCCGAGGTCACGCTCAGTAACGTGGCCACCGTTGCTCGGGGCGAGGTGTGCGACAATGAACTCACGCGGCTTTTATAA
- a CDS encoding sulfite exporter TauE/SafE family protein: protein MITTLVGAAVIGIALGILGSGGSILTIPVLVFGLGIPEKTAIASSLIIVGAIAGFGAMMAARRGLVERRCLVLFGIPGVVGAAAGGAFAPLAPDWLQMSVFAVLVVAAAWTTARASLTLAAYPGCGPWPRAMVAGAGIGALTGFVGVGGGFLLVPALLRFGGLGLDRAVGTSLALIAINCLIGLGGQLVGPAPDLMAPGLLATFVVAGTLGLVGGRYYARHVPAKAARIAFIALLAIIAVYTGWHTLLLAGAETLG from the coding sequence GTGATCACGACCCTCGTTGGTGCCGCCGTCATCGGCATTGCCCTGGGTATCCTCGGCTCCGGGGGATCCATACTGACCATTCCGGTGCTGGTGTTCGGGCTTGGCATTCCGGAGAAAACCGCCATTGCCAGTTCACTGATTATCGTCGGCGCCATCGCCGGCTTCGGTGCGATGATGGCGGCCCGGCGGGGGCTTGTGGAGCGTCGCTGTCTGGTTCTCTTCGGCATCCCGGGTGTGGTCGGCGCCGCGGCGGGTGGCGCCTTCGCACCGCTGGCGCCGGACTGGCTGCAAATGAGCGTGTTCGCTGTGCTGGTGGTCGCGGCAGCCTGGACCACCGCGAGAGCCTCATTGACACTGGCCGCCTACCCCGGCTGTGGCCCCTGGCCGCGGGCCATGGTCGCCGGTGCCGGCATTGGTGCATTGACCGGATTTGTGGGTGTCGGCGGCGGGTTTCTGCTGGTTCCGGCTCTGCTTCGGTTCGGCGGGCTTGGCCTGGACCGGGCCGTGGGCACGAGCCTTGCGCTGATTGCCATCAATTGCTTGATAGGCCTGGGCGGGCAGCTGGTCGGGCCAGCGCCGGATCTGATGGCCCCCGGCCTTCTGGCGACTTTTGTCGTCGCGGGAACCCTCGGCCTCGTGGGTGGGCGATATTACGCACGGCATGTGCCGGCAAAAGCCGCGCGTATCGCTTTCATCGCCTTGCTGGCGATTATCGCTGTCTACACCGGTTGGCACACCCTGTTGTTGGCCGGGGCCGAAACCCTTGGCTAG
- the dld gene encoding D-lactate dehydrogenase, which translates to MTDATHLVQRLESIAGSDHVLTDQEATRPYRTGYRSGSGEVVAVVHPGTLVELWQATQAAVEAGAVVIPQAANTGLTEGSTPKGEYQRPAVAINAMRIKGLQLLGGARQAIALPGATLFELTQTLAPHGREPHSVIGSTSLGATVVGGVCNNSGGALCRRGPAYTELALYAWVNESGQLELVNDLGIDLGETPEEILGRLERGEYQPEDIDWNAGKASDDGYPEIIRGADEPGAARFNNDPRLLHGVSGSAGKVMVFAVRMDTFEQESDVRTYYIGSNDTAQMAEFRARFLREASKLPITAEYLHRELFDVARRYGKDSFLLIKWLGTARLPRAFALKNRIDGAFRRLPMLPAQITDQVLQRLSYLAPNPLPTRVLEWRERYEHHLILRVNGDMAEETEGFLEACFPDAWFRCTPDEAERAMLHRFAAAGAGVRYQTIHHREVEDILALDIALARNDRDWFEELPEHINRDLVHRLYYGHFFCNVFHQDYVFRRGADVEAHKAEMLEILDRRGAEYPAEHNVGHLYPAKPPLAAFYRQLDPTNTFNPGIGKLPRGAAYAETA; encoded by the coding sequence ATGACCGACGCAACCCATCTGGTCCAGCGCCTCGAGTCCATTGCTGGCAGTGACCACGTGCTCACCGACCAGGAGGCCACCCGTCCCTACCGAACCGGCTATCGATCTGGCTCCGGCGAGGTGGTCGCGGTGGTGCACCCGGGCACTCTCGTGGAGCTCTGGCAGGCCACCCAGGCGGCGGTGGAGGCCGGCGCCGTGGTGATTCCTCAGGCGGCCAATACCGGGCTCACCGAAGGATCGACGCCGAAAGGCGAGTATCAGCGACCCGCGGTGGCCATCAATGCCATGCGCATCAAGGGCCTGCAGCTGCTGGGTGGGGCACGACAGGCGATTGCCCTGCCGGGGGCGACGCTCTTCGAGCTGACTCAGACACTGGCGCCCCACGGTCGTGAACCCCACTCGGTGATCGGCTCGACGTCCCTGGGCGCCACGGTGGTGGGTGGTGTCTGCAACAACTCCGGCGGCGCACTGTGCCGCCGCGGGCCGGCCTACACCGAACTAGCTTTGTACGCCTGGGTGAATGAGTCCGGCCAGCTCGAGCTGGTCAATGATCTGGGCATTGACCTCGGCGAGACCCCGGAGGAAATCCTGGGCCGCCTGGAGCGCGGTGAATACCAACCCGAAGACATTGACTGGAACGCCGGCAAAGCCTCCGACGACGGTTACCCGGAAATCATCCGCGGCGCTGACGAGCCCGGTGCCGCCCGTTTCAACAACGACCCGCGGCTGCTCCACGGGGTCTCGGGCAGCGCCGGCAAGGTGATGGTGTTTGCCGTGCGCATGGACACCTTTGAGCAGGAATCCGACGTTCGAACCTATTACATCGGCAGCAATGACACGGCACAGATGGCGGAATTTCGGGCCCGCTTCCTGCGGGAGGCCTCCAAACTGCCCATTACCGCGGAGTATCTGCACCGGGAGCTCTTTGACGTCGCCCGGCGTTACGGCAAGGACAGCTTCCTGCTGATCAAGTGGCTGGGTACCGCAAGACTGCCCCGCGCCTTCGCCCTCAAGAACCGAATTGATGGCGCATTTCGGCGACTGCCCATGCTGCCCGCCCAGATCACCGATCAGGTGCTGCAGCGCCTGTCCTACCTGGCCCCCAATCCGCTGCCGACCCGGGTCCTGGAATGGCGGGAGCGCTATGAGCACCACCTGATCCTGCGGGTCAACGGTGACATGGCCGAAGAAACCGAAGGGTTCCTCGAGGCCTGCTTTCCGGACGCCTGGTTCCGGTGTACGCCGGACGAGGCCGAGCGCGCCATGCTGCACCGGTTTGCCGCCGCTGGCGCCGGCGTGCGCTACCAGACCATCCATCATCGGGAGGTGGAGGACATTCTGGCGCTGGACATCGCCCTGGCCCGCAACGACCGGGACTGGTTCGAGGAGTTGCCTGAGCATATCAACCGCGACCTGGTTCACCGGCTCTATTACGGTCATTTCTTCTGCAATGTCTTCCACCAGGATTACGTCTTTCGCCGTGGTGCCGACGTCGAAGCCCACAAAGCGGAGATGCTGGAGATTCTCGATCGTCGCGGCGCCGAATATCCCGCGGAGCATAATGTCGGACATCTCTATCCGGCCAAGCCGCCGCTGGCCGCGTTCTATCGCCAACTGGACCCCACCAACACCTTTAACCCGGGCATCGGCAAGCTGCCCCGGGGTGCCGCCTACGCCGAAACCGCCTAG
- a CDS encoding MBL fold metallo-hydrolase — MKPEVRCVLHEPSNTFSYVVWDPVSRRAAIIDAALDYDPHSGRSGTDTAQKLVDIIEAEGLEVEWILETHAHADHMMAIPFLRSHFDAPTAIGEHITGVQERLVWLFNLGADFPADGRQFDRLFADGDTFSVGELPARVIYTPGHTSDHITYVIGDAVFVGDTLFMPDAGTARCDFPAGDARQLYRSIQHLLNELPADYRVFVLHDYGTENRGLAWETTVGEQIRDNIHVGQGASEDDFVAKREARDATLPMPVLILPAVQVNIRAGHFPAPEDNGLRYLKIPVDEFRAHWQLPASANRSA, encoded by the coding sequence ATGAAGCCCGAAGTCCGCTGCGTATTGCATGAGCCCAGCAATACCTTCTCCTATGTTGTCTGGGATCCGGTGAGCCGCCGAGCGGCGATCATCGACGCCGCCCTCGACTACGACCCGCATTCCGGGCGGAGCGGCACCGACACGGCCCAAAAGCTGGTCGACATCATCGAGGCGGAGGGGCTTGAAGTCGAGTGGATCCTGGAAACCCACGCCCATGCCGATCACATGATGGCCATTCCTTTCCTTCGCTCGCATTTCGACGCACCAACCGCCATCGGCGAACACATCACCGGGGTGCAGGAGCGCCTGGTCTGGCTATTCAATCTGGGCGCGGATTTTCCCGCTGACGGCCGCCAGTTCGATCGACTGTTCGCCGATGGGGACACCTTTTCGGTGGGTGAGCTGCCCGCACGGGTCATTTACACACCGGGCCACACCAGTGATCACATTACATACGTCATCGGCGATGCCGTATTCGTCGGCGATACCCTTTTTATGCCGGATGCCGGCACCGCCCGTTGCGATTTCCCCGCTGGCGATGCCCGCCAGCTTTATCGCTCCATCCAGCACCTGCTCAACGAACTGCCGGCTGACTATCGCGTGTTTGTGCTCCACGACTATGGGACCGAGAACCGGGGCTTGGCCTGGGAAACCACCGTGGGCGAGCAAATCCGCGACAACATCCATGTTGGCCAGGGCGCCTCGGAGGACGATTTCGTAGCAAAGCGCGAGGCCCGGGATGCCACACTGCCCATGCCCGTGCTGATCCTGCCCGCGGTGCAGGTGAATATCCGCGCCGGGCACTTCCCAGCCCCGGAGGACAACGGCCTGCGTTACCTGAAAATCCCGGTGGATGAATTCCGGGCTCATTGGCAGTTGCCGGCCTCGGCGAACCGCAGCGCCTGA
- a CDS encoding GTP-binding protein: MQVNSVREALPTLPVTVLTGFLGSGKTTILNHLVNDPALSRTLVLINEFGEVGLDHDLVTRGSEDATFVEMSSGCLCCSIRGDLVRTLREAPARFARDGVCWFDQVLIETTGLADPAPILHTLMAEPAITRRYELAGVVTVVDALNGLSTLETQPESVKQVAVADALLVTKTDLTEGTIPEALGQTLARLNPGAPPVVASKGRVDAQWLSRIGLYDPETKTPDVRRWLQQEVPQEHGHGHGHGHGHGHHDAHDHDHDHDHDHHHHDVNRHGPDIRAFSVVRDEPLSLMMLENWLDILRSTLGEQLLRVKGILNVDGYSRPVIIHGVQHVLHPVDVLDQWPDEDHRTRIVFITRGIARESIEGMLNAFSTASPTAPTSRPTD, encoded by the coding sequence ATGCAGGTCAATTCAGTGCGTGAGGCCTTACCGACCCTGCCGGTGACCGTGCTGACCGGCTTTCTGGGTAGCGGCAAAACCACCATCCTGAACCATCTGGTGAACGATCCGGCCCTGTCCCGCACGCTGGTGCTGATCAACGAGTTCGGTGAGGTGGGTCTTGACCACGACCTGGTCACCCGGGGCAGCGAGGACGCCACCTTTGTGGAGATGAGCAGTGGTTGCCTGTGCTGCTCCATCCGCGGTGATCTGGTGCGGACCCTGCGGGAGGCGCCGGCGCGCTTTGCCCGGGACGGCGTGTGCTGGTTTGATCAGGTGCTGATTGAGACCACCGGCCTTGCCGACCCGGCGCCGATCCTCCATACCCTGATGGCGGAACCCGCCATCACCCGCCGCTACGAACTCGCCGGCGTGGTTACGGTGGTGGATGCGCTCAATGGTTTGTCGACACTGGAAACCCAGCCCGAGTCGGTCAAGCAGGTCGCGGTCGCCGATGCCCTGCTGGTGACAAAAACCGATCTCACCGAAGGCACCATTCCCGAGGCGCTGGGCCAGACGCTGGCCCGACTCAACCCCGGCGCGCCGCCGGTGGTCGCATCAAAGGGTCGGGTGGATGCCCAATGGCTGTCCCGCATCGGGTTGTATGACCCGGAGACCAAGACACCGGATGTCCGCCGCTGGCTCCAGCAGGAGGTGCCCCAGGAGCATGGGCATGGGCATGGGCATGGGCATGGGCATGGGCATCACGATGCCCACGACCATGACCATGACCACGACCACGATCACCACCACCACGACGTCAATCGTCACGGGCCGGACATTCGGGCGTTTTCGGTGGTACGCGATGAGCCCCTGTCGCTCATGATGCTGGAGAACTGGCTGGATATTCTCCGCTCCACCCTCGGGGAACAGCTGCTACGGGTTAAAGGCATCCTCAACGTGGATGGCTATTCCCGTCCGGTGATCATTCACGGCGTCCAGCATGTTCTCCACCCCGTGGATGTCCTCGACCAGTGGCCGGACGAGGACCATCGAACCCGTATTGTCTTCATCACCCGTGGCATCGCCAGGGAGAGCATCGAGGGCATGCTGAACGCGTTTTCTACGGCGTCACCCACTGCCCCGACCAGCCGTCCGACCGACTGA
- a CDS encoding helix-turn-helix transcriptional regulator, with protein MATPADNPMGALTDRERAHETARFLKVLANENRLMVLCSLNDGELTVGALHQRVPLSQSALSQHLAVLRREGFVITRREAQTIYYRIAEPRVHQLMPVVCDLFSDPT; from the coding sequence ATGGCCACACCGGCAGACAATCCCATGGGGGCGCTGACCGACCGCGAGCGGGCGCATGAGACGGCGCGCTTCCTGAAGGTGCTCGCCAATGAAAATCGGCTGATGGTTCTGTGCTCTTTGAACGATGGGGAGTTAACGGTGGGGGCGCTGCATCAGCGGGTACCGCTGTCCCAGTCGGCGCTGTCTCAGCACCTGGCTGTTCTGCGTCGCGAGGGCTTTGTCATCACCCGCCGGGAAGCGCAGACCATCTACTATCGTATTGCAGAGCCACGCGTTCACCAGCTCATGCCAGTGGTGTGTGATCTGTTTAGCGATCCGACGTGA
- a CDS encoding isoprenylcysteine carboxylmethyltransferase family protein: protein MKTRLPPPVVLLIAGAGVWIIDRIFPALRIDREGQAAMAVVVALIAVGIMLAAAVWFFRYQTTVNPLSPERASRLITRGPFALSRNPIYLADALLLVAWMVWVGNPAGIIMLPAFVLYLTHYQIRPEEQALASRFGEPYRAYCRRTRRWI from the coding sequence ATGAAAACCCGACTGCCCCCGCCTGTTGTACTGCTGATCGCCGGCGCCGGCGTCTGGATCATCGACCGGATTTTTCCGGCCCTTCGCATTGACCGGGAGGGCCAGGCCGCCATGGCGGTGGTGGTGGCCCTCATCGCCGTTGGGATCATGCTGGCGGCAGCGGTCTGGTTCTTTCGATATCAAACCACCGTCAACCCGCTATCGCCGGAGCGGGCCAGTCGACTCATCACCCGCGGGCCGTTTGCGCTCAGCCGCAATCCCATTTACCTCGCCGACGCGCTTTTACTGGTGGCCTGGATGGTCTGGGTCGGCAACCCGGCGGGCATCATCATGCTGCCGGCCTTCGTTCTCTATCTAACCCACTACCAGATCCGTCCCGAAGAACAGGCGCTGGCCAGTCGTTTTGGCGAACCATACCGGGCTTATTGCCGGCGCACCCGCCGGTGGATCTAA
- a CDS encoding patatin-like phospholipase family protein, translating into MRPGGLLTGRRARALLASTGIPTLFQAVEIDGRFYWDGGYVANPALLPLVRAGHSSDLMLIQLLPENSPEVPPRGVDGIMQRAREMGFSTHLLSDFAAGPS; encoded by the coding sequence TTGCGGCCGGGTGGACTGCTGACGGGCCGGAGGGCGCGCGCGCTGCTCGCGTCTACCGGTATCCCGACACTTTTTCAGGCCGTTGAGATCGATGGTCGGTTTTACTGGGACGGCGGCTATGTGGCCAACCCGGCGTTGTTGCCCCTGGTCAGGGCGGGTCACTCCAGCGATCTGATGTTGATCCAGCTTCTGCCGGAAAACTCCCCCGAGGTGCCACCCCGCGGTGTTGACGGCATCATGCAGCGTGCCCGGGAAATGGGGTTCAGCACCCACCTGCTGAGCGATTTCGCAGCGGGGCCGAGCTAG
- a CDS encoding glutathione S-transferase N-terminal domain-containing protein, which produces MRFLIRIFFRTLRRVLTPFMIAGYHLSRPRGIQRTAEDQRAVDEGTGWLALYHFPACPFCIKVRRVMDRLSLNVELRNALQPGEHRQTLEREGGRIKVPCLRIAAEDGRVQWLYESDDIIAYLEERFGSSG; this is translated from the coding sequence ATGCGATTCCTAATCCGAATATTCTTTCGCACCCTGCGCCGGGTACTCACCCCGTTCATGATTGCGGGCTATCATCTGTCCAGGCCCCGGGGCATTCAGCGAACGGCCGAGGACCAGCGTGCCGTGGATGAGGGTACCGGCTGGTTGGCGCTGTACCACTTTCCCGCCTGTCCGTTCTGCATCAAGGTCCGCCGGGTCATGGATCGCCTGTCGCTGAACGTCGAGCTGCGCAATGCCCTCCAGCCCGGCGAACACCGGCAGACCCTTGAGCGGGAAGGCGGCCGGATCAAGGTCCCCTGCCTGCGGATCGCGGCGGAGGATGGCCGCGTGCAGTGGCTTTACGAATCAGACGACATCATCGCGTATCTCGAGGAGCGGTTCGGCTCGTCGGGGTGA
- a CDS encoding SOS response-associated peptidase, whose protein sequence is MCGRFALNASGEKIARALEADDIPESTASFNIPPGTHQLVACLDDDLKVRFEALWWGFRPPWAGEDAPRPINARAEKVARSPFFRDAFARRRCLIPATGWYEWQNRDGDKQPHYVTNDSDLMWFAGIYDPPRTDSEGCFAIITQPAARPIAHLHPRMPLVLDPGCLRDWLDPSRQEREAVKAVTRPLPPARLRAWPVDPRVNRPANDDAGLIEPLG, encoded by the coding sequence ATGTGTGGCCGATTCGCGTTAAATGCCTCGGGTGAGAAGATCGCCCGGGCCCTGGAGGCGGACGACATCCCGGAGTCGACCGCCTCTTTCAATATTCCGCCGGGTACCCATCAGCTGGTGGCCTGCCTCGACGATGATCTCAAGGTTCGATTTGAGGCGCTCTGGTGGGGATTTCGGCCCCCGTGGGCGGGCGAGGACGCACCGCGGCCCATCAATGCCCGTGCCGAAAAGGTCGCTCGATCACCGTTCTTTCGGGATGCCTTTGCCCGGCGCCGCTGCCTGATCCCCGCCACCGGGTGGTACGAATGGCAGAATCGTGACGGGGACAAGCAACCCCACTATGTCACCAATGACTCGGATCTCATGTGGTTCGCGGGCATCTACGACCCGCCCCGGACGGACAGCGAGGGGTGTTTTGCGATTATCACCCAGCCAGCGGCCCGGCCCATCGCCCATCTCCACCCCCGCATGCCGCTGGTGCTGGATCCGGGCTGTCTGCGGGACTGGCTGGATCCCTCCCGGCAGGAGAGGGAAGCGGTCAAGGCCGTGACGCGTCCACTGCCGCCGGCCCGCCTCCGGGCCTGGCCCGTGGACCCGCGGGTTAATCGGCCGGCCAATGACGATGCCGGGCTGATTGAGCCGCTGGGGTAA